A window of Streptomyces armeniacus contains these coding sequences:
- a CDS encoding response regulator transcription factor, whose product MSVRLMVVDDHRLLAEALASALKLRGHRVLAAAAPSAGAAELVLSRAPEVCLLGTATPAAPGIFDPVLRIKREKPQIAVVVLGPVPSPRGIAAAFAAGASGYVRNDERIEGVERAMMKARAGEVAVGPQLLRDAFTELLNPAAEPDDEGQRLLQMLTPREVEVLVRVAEGEDTRLIAAGMRIAPSTARTHVQRVLMKLDVGSRLEAAALAARTGLLDRATGPYARGE is encoded by the coding sequence ATGAGTGTGCGGCTCATGGTGGTGGACGACCACCGTCTGCTCGCCGAGGCGCTGGCCTCGGCACTGAAGCTGCGCGGACACCGCGTGCTCGCGGCCGCCGCGCCGAGCGCCGGGGCCGCCGAACTGGTGCTCAGCCGCGCGCCCGAGGTGTGCCTGCTGGGCACCGCGACGCCCGCGGCGCCGGGCATCTTCGACCCGGTGCTGCGGATAAAGCGGGAGAAGCCGCAGATAGCGGTCGTGGTGCTGGGCCCGGTGCCGAGCCCGCGCGGCATCGCCGCGGCCTTCGCCGCGGGCGCCTCCGGCTACGTACGGAACGACGAGCGCATCGAGGGCGTCGAGCGCGCCATGATGAAGGCACGCGCCGGTGAGGTGGCCGTCGGGCCGCAGCTGCTCCGCGACGCCTTCACCGAACTGCTGAACCCGGCCGCCGAGCCTGACGACGAGGGCCAGCGCCTCCTCCAGATGCTCACGCCGCGCGAGGTCGAGGTGCTCGTACGGGTGGCGGAGGGCGAGGACACCCGGCTGATCGCGGCGGGCATGCGGATCGCGCCGAGCACCGCCCGTACGCACGTGCAGCGGGTGCTGATGAAGCTGGACGTCGGCTCGCGGCTGGAGGCGGCGGCGCTGGCCGCCCGTACGGGCCTGCTGGACCGGGCGACGGGCCCGTACGCGCGGGGCGAGTGA
- a CDS encoding ABC-F family ATP-binding cassette domain-containing protein, which produces MAVNLVNLEAVGKVYGTRALLDGLSLGVSEGDRIGVVGRNGDGKTTLIRILAKRETADEGRVTHAGGLRLGVLTQHDSLDPEATVRHEVVGDMADHEWAGSAKVRDVLTGLFGGLDLPGFPEGMDTVIGPLSGGERRRIALAKLLIAEQDLIVLDEPTNHLDVEGIAWLAGHLRARRSALVCVTHDRWFLDQVCTRMWDVQGGTVHEYDGGYSDYVFARAERERIAATEEARRQNLMRKELAWLRRGAPARTSKPRFRIEAANELIADVPPPRDSAELMRFAGSRLGKTVFDLEDVTVQAGRKVLLRQLTWQLGPGDRIGLVGVNGAGKTSLLRALEEAARSEGERQPAGGRIKVGRTVRLAYLSQEVAELDPSWRVLEAVEQVRSRVDLGKGREMTASQLCERFGFGKQRQWTPVGDLSGGERRRLQILRLLMDEPNVLFLDEPTNDLDIETLTQLEDVLDGWPGSLVVISHDRFFLERTTDRVHALMGDGTLRMLPRGVEEYLERRARMRAADQPAAPVAAPAAAAPQAGGSGGATGTSGTSGTAGGGERPKGAGLSRAAQKELQRIERQLDRIGDKEKQLHADIADNATDFARVAELDARLRELTTERDNLETRWLELAEDG; this is translated from the coding sequence ATGGCTGTCAATCTCGTCAATCTGGAAGCCGTCGGCAAGGTGTACGGAACCCGTGCGCTGCTCGACGGTCTCTCCCTCGGCGTCAGCGAGGGCGACCGGATCGGTGTCGTCGGGCGGAACGGTGACGGGAAGACCACCCTGATCCGCATCCTCGCCAAGCGGGAGACCGCCGACGAGGGCCGCGTCACCCACGCGGGCGGGCTGCGGCTCGGGGTGCTGACGCAGCACGACTCGCTCGACCCGGAGGCGACCGTACGGCACGAGGTCGTCGGCGACATGGCGGACCACGAGTGGGCAGGCAGCGCCAAGGTGCGGGACGTGCTGACGGGGCTGTTCGGCGGGCTGGACCTGCCCGGTTTCCCGGAGGGCATGGACACGGTGATCGGGCCGCTGTCCGGCGGCGAGCGGCGCCGTATCGCGCTTGCGAAGCTGCTGATCGCCGAGCAGGACCTGATCGTCCTGGACGAGCCGACGAACCACCTCGACGTGGAGGGCATCGCCTGGCTGGCGGGGCATCTGCGGGCGCGGCGTTCGGCGCTGGTCTGCGTGACCCACGACCGCTGGTTCCTGGACCAGGTGTGCACCCGGATGTGGGACGTGCAGGGCGGCACGGTGCACGAGTACGACGGCGGGTACAGCGACTACGTCTTCGCGCGGGCCGAGCGCGAGCGGATCGCGGCGACCGAGGAGGCCAGGCGGCAGAACCTGATGCGCAAGGAGCTCGCGTGGCTGCGCAGGGGCGCCCCGGCCCGTACGAGCAAGCCCCGGTTCCGTATCGAGGCGGCGAACGAGCTGATCGCGGACGTGCCGCCGCCCCGTGACAGCGCGGAGCTGATGCGCTTCGCGGGCTCACGGCTCGGCAAGACCGTGTTCGACCTGGAGGACGTGACGGTCCAGGCGGGCCGCAAGGTGCTGCTGCGGCAGCTGACGTGGCAGCTCGGGCCCGGCGACCGGATCGGCCTGGTCGGCGTGAACGGCGCGGGCAAGACGTCGCTGCTGCGGGCGCTGGAGGAGGCGGCGCGCAGCGAGGGCGAACGGCAGCCGGCGGGCGGCCGTATCAAGGTCGGGCGCACGGTGCGGCTGGCGTACCTCTCGCAGGAGGTCGCCGAACTCGACCCGTCCTGGCGGGTGCTGGAGGCCGTCGAGCAGGTACGTTCCCGGGTCGACCTGGGCAAGGGCCGCGAGATGACCGCCTCGCAGCTGTGCGAGCGCTTCGGTTTCGGCAAGCAGCGGCAGTGGACGCCCGTGGGGGACCTGTCCGGCGGTGAGCGGCGGCGGCTGCAGATCCTGCGGCTGCTGATGGACGAGCCGAACGTGCTGTTCCTGGACGAGCCGACGAACGACCTGGACATCGAGACGCTGACGCAGCTCGAGGACGTGCTGGACGGCTGGCCGGGTTCGCTGGTGGTGATCTCCCACGACCGGTTCTTCCTGGAGCGGACCACGGACCGCGTGCACGCGCTGATGGGCGACGGCACGCTGCGGATGCTGCCGCGGGGCGTGGAGGAGTACCTGGAGCGGCGGGCCAGGATGCGCGCCGCCGACCAGCCTGCCGCGCCCGTGGCGGCACCCGCGGCGGCGGCGCCGCAGGCGGGCGGGTCGGGCGGCGCCACGGGCACGTCCGGGACGTCCGGTACGGCGGGTGGCGGCGAGCGGCCCAAGGGCGCGGGCCTGTCCCGTGCGGCGCAGAAGGAACTCCAGCGCATCGAGCGGCAGCTGGACCGCATCGGCGACAAGGAGAAGCAGCTGCACGCGGACATCGCGGACAACGCGACGGACTTCGCCCGCGTCGCCGAACTGGACGCGCGCCTGCGGGAGCTGACCACGGAGCGCGACAACCTCGAGACGCGCTGGCTGGAACTGGCCGAGGACGGCTGA
- a CDS encoding PQQ-binding-like beta-propeller repeat protein, giving the protein MSQPPPPPSQPPSGGFGAPQDPPPGPQGGQNGGYGYPQDPGQTPGYGYPQQPPGPPPGGGFGAPTPPPPGGYGQPQGQPPYGQPQYGQDPGGYPTTPGGPGFPGGPGGPGGPGGGNSKLAVIIAVAVAVVLIAGGAVFFLTKDDDGGKDDESKGDKKGSSEGATGGGGGGGGDKKPTNLNAKLLAKMEAPAVDDQVSVPGAWVTEKVFVKTSVESVVAHDGKSGAKAWEIPLSGSVCAASPHQTEDNKTAIVTQETKSSKADCNQMVVIDMETGKKVWQETMPGADTISVENVTISQGTVASAWIGGSVGFKITGGKPIWQAKPSGDCKDEGYAGGPKLLAVVKCGDLDKPDFTIQELDPKTGKSVSEFEVPKGTETVRIPSTAPLVLVVGAGDSTPTDIMTVANNKLAAKISLGGDRYNNPCGLDVESCFGMTVGKDAVYLSTKEHDDSSSDYGQTNEVMAFDFTTGKTKWKSDAGAKRTIMPIQMEGENVIGYKLPTYDSGGEIVAIEPKAGKQTPYLKLPNDSVDEEQELGPNTYGQDTEVVYGNGKLLLPEKYVTDRAGTFTKERLLAVGFGG; this is encoded by the coding sequence ATGTCGCAGCCGCCTCCGCCGCCCAGTCAGCCGCCGTCGGGCGGCTTCGGCGCGCCGCAGGACCCGCCCCCCGGTCCCCAGGGCGGGCAGAACGGCGGGTACGGATACCCGCAGGACCCCGGTCAGACGCCCGGTTACGGCTACCCGCAGCAGCCACCCGGCCCGCCGCCCGGCGGCGGCTTCGGCGCGCCGACCCCGCCGCCCCCCGGCGGTTACGGGCAGCCGCAGGGCCAACCGCCCTACGGACAGCCGCAGTACGGGCAGGACCCGGGCGGCTATCCGACGACGCCCGGCGGCCCCGGATTCCCCGGCGGCCCGGGTGGCCCCGGCGGACCCGGCGGTGGCAACTCCAAGCTCGCCGTGATCATCGCGGTGGCCGTGGCCGTCGTGCTCATCGCGGGCGGCGCCGTCTTCTTCCTGACGAAGGACGACGACGGCGGCAAGGACGACGAGTCCAAGGGCGACAAGAAGGGCAGCTCCGAGGGCGCCACCGGTGGCGGCGGCGGAGGCGGCGGCGACAAGAAGCCGACGAACCTCAACGCCAAGCTGCTCGCCAAGATGGAGGCCCCCGCGGTCGACGACCAGGTCAGCGTCCCCGGCGCGTGGGTCACCGAAAAGGTCTTCGTGAAGACGTCGGTCGAGAGCGTCGTCGCGCACGACGGCAAGTCCGGCGCCAAGGCGTGGGAGATCCCGCTGTCCGGCTCGGTCTGTGCCGCCTCGCCGCACCAGACGGAGGACAACAAGACGGCGATCGTCACGCAGGAGACGAAGTCCAGCAAGGCCGATTGCAACCAGATGGTCGTGATCGACATGGAGACCGGCAAGAAGGTCTGGCAGGAGACGATGCCGGGCGCCGACACCATCAGCGTCGAGAACGTCACGATCAGCCAGGGCACGGTCGCCTCGGCGTGGATCGGCGGCTCCGTCGGCTTCAAGATCACCGGTGGCAAGCCGATCTGGCAGGCCAAGCCGAGCGGCGACTGCAAGGACGAGGGGTACGCGGGCGGCCCGAAGCTGCTGGCCGTCGTCAAGTGCGGTGACCTGGACAAGCCGGACTTCACGATCCAGGAGCTGGACCCGAAGACCGGCAAGTCCGTCTCGGAGTTCGAGGTGCCGAAGGGCACGGAGACCGTGCGGATCCCGTCCACGGCGCCGCTGGTCCTGGTGGTCGGCGCGGGCGACTCGACGCCGACGGACATCATGACCGTCGCCAACAACAAGCTGGCCGCGAAGATCTCCCTCGGCGGCGACCGCTACAACAACCCGTGCGGGCTGGACGTCGAGTCCTGCTTCGGCATGACGGTCGGCAAGGACGCGGTGTACCTGTCGACGAAGGAGCACGACGACAGCTCGTCGGACTACGGTCAGACGAACGAGGTCATGGCCTTCGACTTCACCACCGGCAAGACCAAGTGGAAGTCGGACGCGGGCGCCAAGCGCACGATCATGCCCATCCAGATGGAGGGCGAGAACGTGATCGGGTACAAGCTGCCGACGTACGACTCCGGTGGTGAGATCGTCGCCATCGAGCCGAAGGCCGGCAAGCAGACGCCGTATCTCAAGCTGCCGAACGACTCGGTGGACGAGGAGCAGGAGCTCGGCCCGAACACGTACGGCCAGGACACCGAGGTCGTGTACGGGAACGGCAAGCTGCTGCTGCCGGAGAAGTACGTGACGGACCGCGCGGGCACGTTCACCAAGGAGCGGCTGCTGGCCGTCGGCTTCGGCGGCTAG